DNA sequence from the Acidobacteriota bacterium genome:
GGTCTTCAAGACCCTGCCACCGCTGCGCTTCGCCTGCATCGATTCCGATGGCGACGGTAGTGCCGACGTCTCGGTGTGCACCAGCTGGGACAACAACTCCGGCAGTACCTGTACGACCGTGGTGGATGCCTTTCCGGGAACCAACTCCAAGTGCAGCTGCACGGACCCGGACGATCCCGTAGAGCTGGGTATTCCGCCGGCGCCGGAGATCACCGTGGTGAAGGCTCCCGCCACCCAATCGGTGCCGCTGGGCGGAACTGCATCCTTCACCTTCACCGTCACCAGTCAGACCACGGTCACCAACGTGGTAGTGAGCGACAACCCATCCTGCGACACCCTCGTCGGCCCCATGGGCGACACCAACAACGACTCGATCCTCACCCCCGACGAGACCTGGATCTACACCTGCGACATCAACAATGTGATGGCGGGTTTCATGGATACGGTGACCGCCGCCGGTGACGGCCCGCTGGGGCCGGTGATGGATACGGATACGGCCACCGTGACGGTGGCGGAAGAACCGGCCATCGGTCTCGCCAAGCGCGTGACCTCCTTCTCCGACGCCGGTGGTGGCCTCTTCGACATCGGTATCGAGATGGTGGTGGAGAACCTTGGGAACGTGGCGCTGTCCAACGTGCAGGTGACGGACGATCTGGACGCGACCTTCCCGGCACCGGTGACTTACAGCATTCAGGCCGGTCCTACGGCCAGCGGCACGTTGACGGGCAACGGCGGTTTCGACGGTAGTGCGGATCAGAATCTGCTCAACGCCGGTGCTTCGACCCTCGCCGTGGGCGCCAGCGGAACCATTGCCTTCACCGTACGGATCAACCCCAACGGTGCTCCGGGACCGTTTTCCAACACCGCCACCGCCAGCGGCGAGAGCCCCGGCGGCGCGACCCCCACGGATGTCTCCGACGATGGAACCGATCCGGACCCGGATGGCGACGGCACCGCCGACGAGCCGGGAGAGAACGACCCCACGCCCATCGACATCACCGAAGATCCCATCATCGGTGTCGCCAAGGAGCTGACCTCCATCACCGATGTGGGAGGCGGTCTCTTCGACGTGGCGTTCTCCTTCGTGGTGGAGAACCTGGGGAACGTGGCGCTGTCCAACGTGCAGGTGACGGACGACCTGGACGCGACCTTCCCGGCGCCGGTGACCTACAGCATCCAGGTGGCCCCGGCGGCTACTGGCACGCTGACGGCCAACGCCGGTTTCAACGGCAGCGGGGATCAGAACCTGCTCAACGCCGGTGCCTCGACCCTGGCCATCGGCGCCAGTGCCACCATCACGGTGACGGTGCGCATCGACCCCAACGGGGCTTCGGGACCGTTCCAGAACACCGCAACGGCGAGCGGCGACAGCCCCGGCGGCGCGACCCCAACGGACGTCTCCGACGACGGCACGGACCCGGATCCCAACGGGGACGGCGATCCCGGCGGCGCGGATGAGGACGATCCGACGACGGTGACCATCACGGAGAATCCGGTGATCGGCGTCGCCAAGGTGGTGACGTCGGTGACGGACGCCGGCGGTGGCCTCTTCGACGTGGCGTTCTCCTTCGTGGTGGAGAACCTGGGCAACGTGGATCTCTCCAATGTGCAGGTGACGGACGACCTGGACACCACCTTCCCGGCGCCGGTGACCTACAGCATTCAGGTGGCCCCGGCGGCTACCGGTACGCTGACGGCCAATGCCGGTTTCAACGGCAGCGGCGACCCGAACCTGCTCAACGCGGGAGCTTCGACGCTGGCGGTGGGAGCTTCGGCGACCATCACGGTGACGGTGCGCATCGACCCCAACGGGGCCACCGGACCGTTCTTCAACCAGGCGACGGCGAGCGGCGAGAGCCCCGGCGGCACGCCGACCCAGGACGTCTCCGACGACGGTACGGACCCGGATCCGGGAGGCAACGGTGATCCCAGCGATCCCGGTGAGGACGATCCCACCTCGGTGGACATCCCGGTGGTGGGTTCCCCGGCTCTCGAATTGATCAAGACGGGCCTGTTCAACGACGAGAACGGCGACGGTGTGGCCCAGGTGGGCGAGACCATTACCTACTTCTTCGAAGTGACGAACATCGGGACGGTGGATCTCTCCAACGTCACCGTCAGCGACCCGCTGGTGACGCCCATCAACTGCCCCGGCGGGCAGCCCATCGCCACCCTGTCGGTGAGCGAGACGGTGGTCTGTGATGGGACCTACGTTCTCGAACAGGCGGACATCGACGCCGGCGAAGTGGTCAACGTCGCCACCGCCGACGGGATGACTCCTACCGGCGGGCAGGTCACCGATACCGATACCGTGACCCTGCCGCTGCCGCTCGTTGCCATCCCGACCCTGTCGCCGATGGGCCTGGCCGCTTTGGTGCTGCTGCTGGTGGGCGGGGGGCTAGTGGTGCTGCGCCGTTCGGCACACCGCCTCGGCTGATCCGCCGGCGGATTCCGACGCTTCTGCAAGGGGCGGAGCTCGCTGCGTGCGGGCTTCGCCCTTTGTCTTTCTACTGGCTTTATCGAGGCTGCGGGGATTGCAAGGTCCGTCGATCTCAAGGAGCCCTGCGCTCCGGCGCGAGGAACGGCCGTTCTTCCCGATACTCCGTCAGTAGGCGCCGGAAGAGCTCTCGGGCCGGGTCCGCCGTTTCGCTGGGAAGGGCCGCCAGCAGGAGGTGCTCGCCCTCGGCCCGCAGCAGGGTCGGGCGCCGGGGCTCGAGGGATCGCTGCAGGGCGGCCTCGGCGCCGGCGGGATCCCCAGTTTCGGAACGGAGGACCCCGAGCAGGGCCCAGGCCTCGCCGTAGGAAGGCTCTAGCTCCACCGCCTTCTGCGCTGCCTTCAATGCGTTCTCTCGGTCGCCGTGCTGGCGGAGCACACCGGAAAGACCGAAGTGCACTCGGGGATTTTCCGGCTCGAGGCGCAGAGCCTCCAGGTAGGCGGCGGCGGCCCGTTCCAGATCGCCCACCTCCTGGAACGCGGCTCCCAGGTCCAGGAACGCCGGGGCCGGCCAGTCCCCGGCCTCCAGCGAGCGAACGAAGGAGGACTGAGCCAGCTCCCGCTCGCCGGTCAAGACCTGGGTCACGCCGAGATAAAAGTGGGGCCCCGAGCCCTGGGGGTCAGTGGCGAGGGCCTGCCGGACGGCGGCCTCGGCGGCCACCGCCTGGCCGCCCTGGAGGTAGAGGTCCGCCAGCTCCAGAGCCACGGCGGCATTGTCCGGGGCTAGATCGAGAGCCTGCCGGTAGGCGTCGATGGCCGCCGTCCGGTCGTCCCGCTGCAGATGGATGTGGGCCAAGTCCAGATAGGCCTGGACCGGCGGCGTGCCCTGGCGCCGGGCGCGTTCGAAGGCGTCGAGCTGATCCTGCAGGGTGGAGAGGTGCTGATGAAGATCGAGGAGGGCGGCACCGTCTTGCCGGTGTCCCAGAGCGTTCAAAACCTGACCGTAGCCGAGCAGCGTCGGCAGATGCCGTGGGTCGTCCGCCAGCGCCCGGGAGAAGGCCCGGGCGGATTCCTGGAGGTCGCCCCGGCGCCGATGGAGAAGGGCCAGCTCGGCGTAGGCGGCGGCGTCCTGCGCCTCGTCGGCGGCCTGCTGCAGGAAGGGGAGGGCTTCGTCGGTGCGGCCGAGGGCGGAGAGGTTGCGTCCCAGACCCGAGGTGCACAGGGCATCGTCGGGGAGGTCCCCTAGACAGGCCTCATATTGCAGCACCGCCTCGTCCAGGCGCCCGAGGCGGGTGTAGGCGGTGGCCAGGGCGCGGTGGCTTTCCCCGTGGTCGGGGAAGCGTTCCAGCTCCTCCTCGAAGGCAGCGGTGGCCCCCTCGTAGTCTTCCAGGGAAGCGCGGAAGACGCCCAGGTTGTAGTGCAGGCGGGGGCGGTTCGGATCGCGTTCGATCTCCTGCCGAAGACGCTCCAACCCTTCCTCGAAACGACCCTGGCGGTGCAGCTCGGCGGTCTCCCGCAGCAGTTCCCGGGTGGCGGCGTCGAGGGCGGGCCGGTTCGAAGAAGCCGGATCCGCCGCAGGCCGGGCCGAGTCTTCCGTCGTAGAGTCCGTGACTTTCGGCCCAGGGTCCGAGCAGCCGCTGAGCATCGTGGCGGGAGCGAGGGCCAGGACGACGACGACGAAGGCTTGCTTCATCGGGTCGAGTGCTTCATGGAGTGTCCTGGTCTTCATGGAGTGTCCTGGTCTTCATGGGGTGTCCTGGTCTTCATGGGGTTTCTTGGCGGATGGCCTGGATCCCATTGTCTCCCAGCTCGGTGCCGTCCAGACGCTGAATCTCGCCTTCGGGCCAGCGGATCTCCAGGCTTTCGATGGCGGTCCTGTCACCCAATCCAAAGTGGACCCGCAGGTCCCCCTGGGAGAGATAACTCGAGCCGCTACGACTTTCCTCCACCAGCCGCCGGCCATCGGCGGTGGTGAGGGTGACCTTGGCGCCGATGGCGTCGCGGCCTCCATGGCGGCTCTCCAAGGCCAGGATCAGCCCCGGCTTCCGGTCGCCGATGCGGTTCTCCAGCAGCACTGCCGGCTGGCCGCAGTGGGTGATCAATAGATCGAGATCGCCGTCGTTGTCCACATCCCCGGCGGCGGAGCCGCGGCCCACCCACCGGCGCTGGAAGTGGCTGCCGGCGCCGGGCCCGGCGGGGGAGAACCGCCCGCTGCCGTCGTTGACGAAGAGCTGATCCCGCTGGCCGTAGGAGAGGCTGGGCTTCTGCTCGGCGATATTGTCCAGGATGTGGCCGTTGGCGACGAAGAGGTCGAGATCGCTGTCGTTGTCGACGTCGAAGAAATTGCTGCCGAAGCCCACCTTGCGCAGCGACGGCGCGGCGAGGGCAGCCTGGGCGGTGGCGTCGAGGAAGAAACCGCCGCCTTGGTTGCGGTAGAGGGTGTTGGTCTCGAAGTCCAGATGGGCGGTGAAGAGATCGAAGCGGCCGTCGCCGTCGACGTCCCCGGCATCCACCCCCATGCCCGCCTCGGTGACCCCTTGATCGTTGAAGGCGGTGCCGGAGGCGACGCCCACCTCGCGAAACCGCAGCGTGCCGGGGCTGCTCTCGTTGGCGTAGAGGAAGTTGCGGGTCGAGTCGTTGCTGACGTAGATGTCGGCGTCGCCATCGTCGTCGAAATCCGTCCACACCACCCCAAGGCCCTTGGCGCTGGCGGCGTCCTGCGGGCCGAGGGCGGCGGTGGCGTCCTCGAAGCTCGGCGGGCCCTGGCAGCGGTTGCGGTAGAGCCGGTCCGGAACCCCGCGGTAGACGTCGGGGTGACAGTAGACGTGGAGGCCGTTCTCCTCGCAGCGCCGGTGGTTCTCCAGCGTGGCGTCCACATAGTTGACCACGTAGAGGTCCAGGCAGCCATCGCCGTCGGCGTCGGCGAAGGCGCAGCTCGCTCCCCACTGCGGATTGTCGATGCCGGCGGCCGCGGTGACGTCCACCAATCGCCGGCCGCCGTCGTTGCGGTACAGCCGGTCGGTGCTGTAGTGGGGGCCGTAGTGGGTGACATAGACGTCGGTGAAGCCGTCGTTGTCGACGTCACCGAAGCACACCCCCATGCCGTAGCCTCTTCCGAAATCTGCGTTCTCCCCGGCCACCTCGTCGGTGACGTCGTCGAAGGCCAGCCCGCCGGTCTCCTCATCCGGACCCCGATTGCGGTAGATCCGATCCGGCCCCGGAGGCGTTCCCTCGAAGCCCGGCAGCGGCGCCCCCTGGACCAGGTAGAGATCGAGCCAGCCGTCGCCGTCGAGATCGAAGAAGCCACCTCCGGACCCCATGGTCTCCACCATGTACCGCTCCCCGCTGCCACCGTGGGAGTGCACGAAGTCGATGCCGGCAGCCGCGGTGACGTCCACCAGCCATTCGCCGGTGCTCTCGGTTCCCGCTGACGCAACCTGCGCAGCCTCAGCCCTCTCGGTAGTCGGCTCGGTGGGCGGGTCCTGATGGGATGGTACCTCCTGCGCGCAGCCTGCCAGGCACAACCAGCATGCGACGAGGACCAAGCCCCGCCAGTGACCAACCAAAGAGAGCATGGGCGGATTTGATCACAGGGGAGGGACGGGCGGCCAGACTCGCCGGCGGTGTCCACCCCGCGGCCGGTCTCGGCTGGCGCACGAGGTTTTGGCCGGTCGCTGGCGCATTCTTCGGGCCCTTGACGCCTTTTGTTACTAGCTTGGCGTACTTTGCTAATGACGGCCTCTTTGGGAGACCCTATTCTGAAGATCAACCTGAGGAGGAAATCTATGACCGATACAGCCCAGAATACCGAGACCACCACCGCTTCGGGAGCCAAGAGCTTTGAGGCCCGCGCCTACGCCGCGGCCAGCGCCGAATCGCCCATGGCTCCGGCGAGCATCCCCCGCCGGACTCCGGGGCCGACGGACGTGCAGATGGAAATTCTCTTCTGCGGTGTCTGCCACTCCGATCTGCACCAGGTGCGGGACGAGTGGCAGAACGCCATGCCCACCGTCTACCCCTGCGTGCCGGGCCACGAGATCGTCGGCCGGGTGGTGGCGGTGGGCGAGGACGTGACGAAGTTCAAGGCCGGCGACGTGGCGGCGGTGGGCTGCATGGTGGATTCCTGCCGCACCTGCGAGGCCTGCCAGGACGGTGAGGAGCAATTCTGCTCCGGCCCCTCCACCTTCACCTACAACTCTCCCGATCCCCACCTGGAAGGGGTCACCTACGGTGGCTACTCCGAGAGCGTGGTGGTCGACCAGGACTTCGTGCTGCGGGTGCCGGAGGGCTTGGACCTGGCGGGGGTGGCGCCGCTGCTCTGCGCCGGCATCACCACCTACTCGCCGCTGCGCCATTGGGGCGTCGGCGAGGGCCAGAAGGTCGGCGTCGTGGGCCTCGGCGGTCTCGGTCACATGGCGGTGAAGTTTGCTCACGCCTTCGGTGCCCGGGTAGTGGTCTTCACCACTTCCCCGAGCAAGAAGGAGGACGCCTTGCGGCTCGGTGCCGACGAGGTGGTGATCTCCAAGAACGAGGAGGAGATGGCTCAGCACCAGGGGAGCTTCGACTTCATCCTCAACACCGTCTCCGCGGAGCACGACCTCAACCCCTATCTGGCGCAGCTCAAGCGCAACGGCACCCTGACCATGGTGGGCGCTCCGGAGACGCCGCTGCCGGTGAGCGTGTTCAGCGTCATCTTCGGCCGCCGCCGTCTCGCCGGCTCCCTCATCGGCGGTATCGCCGAGACTCAGGAGATGCTCGACTTCTGCGGCGAGCACGGCATCACCGCCGACATCGAGCTGATCCCTATGACGAAGATCAACGAGGCTTTCGACCGGCTGCTGAAGAGCGACGTCAAGTACCGCTTCGTCATCGACATGGCCAGCCTGCAGTCGGCCTGAGGCGAAAAGCCCTCTCCAGGACGAACTAGCAACCCATCATGGTCACTCGCTTTCGCATCGCCACCTCCCTCCGCCGCAAGCTGGAGGAGCTGGGGGTGTCGACGGCGAAGGTCTTGTGCCATGCCGGTCTGCCGCCGAGGCTCTTCGAGCAGGAGAAGGTCATGGTCTCCACCGAGGAGCTCTTTGCTTTCTACCGCGGGCTGGAGAGCGCCAGCCCGCGCCCTTCCATCGGTTTGGAGATCGGAACCGAGGAGCGCCTGGAGCGCTACAACCCCATCGCCATCGCCGCCGTCTCCGCCCGCTCCTTCCGCGACGCGCTGACGCGACTCTCCCGCTTCAAGCAGCTGACCTGCCCGGAGGAAATTCAGCTGACGGAGAGCGGCGACGAGGCGCGGGTGGAGTTCCTCTGGCTGCTGGCGGAGGAGACGGAGCCGCCGGTGCTGGTGGATCTCTGCTTCGCCTGGGTTGCCGGTATCGCTCGCCGAGGCACCGGCGGGGTTGTTCAGCCCCGGCGTATCGAGCTGCGGGATGGAGCCCGGGAACGGGAGATCTACGAGCAGCATTTCGGTTGCTCCGTGCGCCTCGGCAGCGGCACCAACACCATCGTCTTCGACCAGGCCGATCTGGATCGCCCGTTTCTCACCCACAACGCCGACCTGCTGGCGATCTTGGTGCCCCAGCTGGAGGCGGAGCTGGAGCAGGCCCTGGCCTCCCGGGCCGTCGGCGATCAGGTCAAGGGCATGGTCAAACAGCAGCTGGCGGGCCGCCGCCCGGTCATCGCCGAGGTCGCCCGGGAGCTCCACATAAGCCCGCGCACCCTCCAGCGCCGGCTGGCGGAGGAGGGGAGCTCGTTCCAGGAGTTGCTCCAGGAAGCCCGGCGGGAGCTCGCCCGCCACTATCTGCTGGAGACCTCCCTGGAGCTCAACGAAACCGCCTACCTGCTGGGGTACGAGGACGCCCATTCCTTCTTTCGCGCCTTCCACTCCTGGGAGGGCAGCCCTCCCGGTGAATGGCGGGCGCGCCATGCGCCGGCGGGCTGATGGGCCTTGGAAAAGACTTTCGAACGAGGAGGCAGACGATGAAGCATCGACAACTCGGTCGCAATGGCTTGGAAGTTTCGGCTCTCGGCCTCGGCTGCATGGGCTTGAGCTTTGCCTATGGCAAGACCCCCGACAAGGCGGATGGCCTTCGCCTGCTCCGGGCCGCCGTCGACCGCGGCGTGACCTTCTTCGACACCGCCGAGGTCTACGGTCCCTTCACCAACGAGGAGTTGGTGGGGGAGGCTTTAGCGCCGTATCGGGACCAGGTGGAGATTCACGGGGACCGCTACCCGGAGGACCTGCAGAAGCGGGTGGGAAAGTAGTTCCTAGCGAGCCCCAGCATCGAGCTCAATCCACAAGCCCAGAGAGCAAGCCCAGACACCAAGATCAGCACAGCAAGGAGTTGGAAGATATGGAATTTCAAGCAGCCAAGGCACTCATCACCGGCGGCAGCGAAGGCATTGGCAAGGCCATCGCCGCGGCGTTCAAGAACGAAGGAGCCGACGTAGTCATCACCGGCCGGCGGGGGGACGTGCTCGAGGCGGCGGCGGAAGAGATCGGGGTCGGTTGGAGCGTCGGGGACGTGGGTAAGGAAGACGACGCCGTGCGCACCGTTCGGGAGTTCGTCGACCAGCACGGACGCCTCGACATCCTGGTCAACAACGCCGGCTTCGGCGTCTTCGCGCCGCTGGTGGAGATGGAGCTGTCGGACCTGGAAGCGGTCTACCGCACCAACGTCTTCGGCGCTTTCCTGATGGCGCGGGAAGCGGCCAAGGTCTTCGTTCGCCAGGAGTCGGGGAATCTGATCAACATCTCCTCGACCTCCGGCCTCAAAGGCGGCCGCGGCAGCACCGCCTATTCCTCATCCAAATTCGCTCTCCGCGGCATGACGGAATGCTGGCGCGACGAGCTCCGCCGGCACAATGTGCGGGTGATGTTGGTCAACCCCAGCGAGGTGCTCACGGACTTCGGTTCCAAGGCCGGCTATCAGCAGGAGGCCTCCCCCAAGAAGCTCCGCCCCCAAGAAATCGCCGACGCCATCGTCGGGGCGCTGAAGGTCGACGACCGGGGGTTCATCCCGGAGTTCTCGGTGTTTGCTACGAATCCGTTCTAGCGTGCGACCGGCGCCGGGGCGGTGGTGAAGATTCTGGACCTTCTTTGCAGAGAGTCCAGCGCTTTCGTACCCTTTTGCTTATCGATTCATTCTGCGGGCTCTAGGGCTCTAGGGCTCTAGGGCTCTAGGGCTTTCAGGCTCGAACACGCCCCTCGATCCGAGCCACGGTTTGGCGTGGTGTCGGGAG
Encoded proteins:
- a CDS encoding SDR family oxidoreductase, with amino-acid sequence MEFQAAKALITGGSEGIGKAIAAAFKNEGADVVITGRRGDVLEAAAEEIGVGWSVGDVGKEDDAVRTVREFVDQHGRLDILVNNAGFGVFAPLVEMELSDLEAVYRTNVFGAFLMAREAAKVFVRQESGNLINISSTSGLKGGRGSTAYSSSKFALRGMTECWRDELRRHNVRVMLVNPSEVLTDFGSKAGYQQEASPKKLRPQEIADAIVGALKVDDRGFIPEFSVFATNPF
- a CDS encoding CRTAC1 family protein; the encoded protein is MDVTAAAGIDFVHSHGGSGERYMVETMGSGGGFFDLDGDGWLDLYLVQGAPLPGFEGTPPGPDRIYRNRGPDEETGGLAFDDVTDEVAGENADFGRGYGMGVCFGDVDNDGFTDVYVTHYGPHYSTDRLYRNDGGRRLVDVTAAAGIDNPQWGASCAFADADGDGCLDLYVVNYVDATLENHRRCEENGLHVYCHPDVYRGVPDRLYRNRCQGPPSFEDATAALGPQDAASAKGLGVVWTDFDDDGDADIYVSNDSTRNFLYANESSPGTLRFREVGVASGTAFNDQGVTEAGMGVDAGDVDGDGRFDLFTAHLDFETNTLYRNQGGGFFLDATAQAALAAPSLRKVGFGSNFFDVDNDSDLDLFVANGHILDNIAEQKPSLSYGQRDQLFVNDGSGRFSPAGPGAGSHFQRRWVGRGSAAGDVDNDGDLDLLITHCGQPAVLLENRIGDRKPGLILALESRHGGRDAIGAKVTLTTADGRRLVEESRSGSSYLSQGDLRVHFGLGDRTAIESLEIRWPEGEIQRLDGTELGDNGIQAIRQETP
- a CDS encoding tetratricopeptide repeat protein, which translates into the protein MKQAFVVVVLALAPATMLSGCSDPGPKVTDSTTEDSARPAADPASSNRPALDAATRELLRETAELHRQGRFEEGLERLRQEIERDPNRPRLHYNLGVFRASLEDYEGATAAFEEELERFPDHGESHRALATAYTRLGRLDEAVLQYEACLGDLPDDALCTSGLGRNLSALGRTDEALPFLQQAADEAQDAAAYAELALLHRRRGDLQESARAFSRALADDPRHLPTLLGYGQVLNALGHRQDGAALLDLHQHLSTLQDQLDAFERARRQGTPPVQAYLDLAHIHLQRDDRTAAIDAYRQALDLAPDNAAVALELADLYLQGGQAVAAEAAVRQALATDPQGSGPHFYLGVTQVLTGERELAQSSFVRSLEAGDWPAPAFLDLGAAFQEVGDLERAAAAYLEALRLEPENPRVHFGLSGVLRQHGDRENALKAAQKAVELEPSYGEAWALLGVLRSETGDPAGAEAALQRSLEPRRPTLLRAEGEHLLLAALPSETADPARELFRRLLTEYREERPFLAPERRAP
- a CDS encoding AraC family transcriptional regulator ligand-binding domain-containing protein encodes the protein MVTRFRIATSLRRKLEELGVSTAKVLCHAGLPPRLFEQEKVMVSTEELFAFYRGLESASPRPSIGLEIGTEERLERYNPIAIAAVSARSFRDALTRLSRFKQLTCPEEIQLTESGDEARVEFLWLLAEETEPPVLVDLCFAWVAGIARRGTGGVVQPRRIELRDGAREREIYEQHFGCSVRLGSGTNTIVFDQADLDRPFLTHNADLLAILVPQLEAELEQALASRAVGDQVKGMVKQQLAGRRPVIAEVARELHISPRTLQRRLAEEGSSFQELLQEARRELARHYLLETSLELNETAYLLGYEDAHSFFRAFHSWEGSPPGEWRARHAPAG
- a CDS encoding NAD(P)-dependent alcohol dehydrogenase, producing the protein MTDTAQNTETTTASGAKSFEARAYAAASAESPMAPASIPRRTPGPTDVQMEILFCGVCHSDLHQVRDEWQNAMPTVYPCVPGHEIVGRVVAVGEDVTKFKAGDVAAVGCMVDSCRTCEACQDGEEQFCSGPSTFTYNSPDPHLEGVTYGGYSESVVVDQDFVLRVPEGLDLAGVAPLLCAGITTYSPLRHWGVGEGQKVGVVGLGGLGHMAVKFAHAFGARVVVFTTSPSKKEDALRLGADEVVISKNEEEMAQHQGSFDFILNTVSAEHDLNPYLAQLKRNGTLTMVGAPETPLPVSVFSVIFGRRRLAGSLIGGIAETQEMLDFCGEHGITADIELIPMTKINEAFDRLLKSDVKYRFVIDMASLQSA